ATAGCCACCAATAATTTTGCCAAGGTCTTCAGCAGAGATTCCTGGTTTGTAATCAACCTCACAGGATTCCTTAAGGATGTCGATGCCGATATTGTCTAATTTGTCTGTTACGAGTACTTTTGCCATGGGCATTAAGGATAGCATTAAGCTTCAGCTTGAGGGATCCAATCATGGGGTAGCCCTTGCTTAGTGAAATCTTCTGAAACAGGTGAGAGATAGGCTTCTAGCAATCTAAGGAAGGGTGTATATTCATTTGGATTGTTAATAAAATCTTGAGTAGCTTGATAAATCTTGTTTGTGATTACATCTGTAAGATTGCTGCTTTTGTCGATGAGTTTGGCGATTGCTCTTAAGACTGAGGCAAATAATTGGTTCTCTTTTTGGGGATTGTTTTGTGGGTATTCAGTTTCTTGTGGATCTGCTTCAAATAATTTGTGTTTAAGCGTTGTTATTGCGGAATGAAACTCGATTAACCTTGAATCTTGGGTTTTCATTTGTTGCAAGGCATTATTAATGCGATCATCATTTGCAGTAAAAAACGCTCTAGTGTCTGTGACTAAATTTGGTTTTGCTCTTACTGAAGCATCCATACTCACAATGTGTATTATATCTTGAATTCTTGCGTGCGGTCAATGTACTATAATTAATACATATTGTGAAATTAACAGGCAAAACAATAATACTAGGAGTTACATGTGGTATTGCCGCCTACAAGACCGTACAGCTTGTTTCTGACCTCAAGAAATTAGGGGCGACTATTCATGTTGTTATAAGCAAGAACGCTGCCAAGTTCGTCGCGCCGTTGAGTCTTGAGGTAATGTCTGAGAATAAGGTGATTGGTGGACAAGTCTCTGAGGGTGAAATTGACCATATCAAACTCGCTGACCAGGCTGACCTGGTATTAATCGCACCAGCCACAGCTAACTGCATGGCAAAACTAGCATCTGGAATTAGTGATGAGATTATTTTTGATTTGATCTTGGCAAGCAAAGCTCCAATACTTATTGCACCAGCCATGAACACTAATATGTGGCAGCATGCAATTACTCAGCAAAACTACCGCAAACTCAAATCTATTGGTTATCATTTTATTGACCCTGAGCATGGTGAGCTTGCCTGCAAGCATGTTGGTCAGGGGCGTCTTGCAGAGTTTGACTCAATTATAGAGTCTGTTTGTAACTTGATTGGTATTAAGCAAAAACTAGCCGGCAAGAAGATCCTGATTAGCCTTGGAGCCACTCGAGAGAAAATAGATCCGGTGCGCTTTCTGACAAATCAAAGCTCTGGCAAAATGGGTTTTGCTTTAATAGAAGCAGCTTTAGCACAAGGGGCTCAAGTTACCGCTGTAACTACTATGGATCTGCCTCATCAAGCTGATAAAGTATTGCGAGTCGAGAGTCATGAAGAGATGCAAACTGCTTTGCGTCAAGAGTTTCCTGATCATGATGTATTGATCATGGTAGCTGCAGTTGCTGACTACAAACCCAAAGCTATTGCGGCTCACAAGATCAAAACCCAACAAAATCTCACAGTAGAGTTTGAACAAACGACAGACATAGTTGCTGAGCTTGCTGCAAACAAAAAATCAAATCAAGTGGTTGTAGCTTTTAGTGTTGAGACTGATAATGCAATTGAAAAAGCCAAAGACAAAATCATTCGCAAAAATCTCGATCTAATAGTTGTCAATTCTCCAGCGGCTTTTGGAGCTGATGCAGCGGAAGTGAGTATTGTTGATGCTGAGGGAGAGCTGACTAAATTAACCAAATCATCTAAGTCTTTGATTGCAAAGAAAGTACTAGATTGTTTGAAAATATCATCAAAAATAGTAAGTTAATGGTATAATTATGGTATGTCATACCAATTTAAGTTGCAAATCCCCATATCTAAAGATCTCAATGAGAAGCTTAAAATGAAGGTAGAGGAGATTGGTCTGAATTCCGTTAGTGATATTGCGCGTATGCTACTCACAAGTTTTGCAAATGGTAAATTGGAACTAGTCTTTGTTGATAGATCAGAAAGAATTTTACGACAAGGAGAATTGAGTACAATAGTTAGTCAGGATATGGAAACAGTCCAAGATAAATTGAAACCAAAAGAGAATTGTCAATGGACCTAAACAAAGCATTTAATTCGTGGCTCACTGATAGTGGTGAGTATCAAGCTGGCAAGACTTTTGAGTATGTCATGGAGAAGTATGGCTTGAAGCGTTCTGAGATTATCAGGCTTGCTGGCAATGAGTCAACTATCGGCACCAGCCCCAAAGCAATTAAAGCCGCTCAAGAAGCAGCTGCTAGTTCTAATTACTATGATGAACCACAATCAGAGTCTTTGATTCAAGCTCTTGAGCAGGATTTTGCTGCTTGCGGGCTTGATATGTCCAAGCTTGGAGTGGTTGTTGGTACTGGCATGGATAGTATCATTGAGCATTGTCTGGGATTGTTTTGTGATAGTTCAAGCTCTATAGTTAATTACAGTCCGACATTTATTTATTATGATTTTGCTGCTAAGCGTAAAGGGATAGAAGTTATTGATGTGCCTAGGACTAAGCCTGTGACTGCTATTCTAGATGCTATTCAGAAAAATACTAAGATGGTGTTTTTGTGTAGCCCCAATAATCCTGATGGTGCGATAACTAGTTTTGAAGATATAGAAAAACTCGCTGCTAATTTACTTGCCAAAAATATAATTCTATTTATTGATCATGCTTATATTCAATTTGCTGAGGCAAAATATGATGCAAGTATTCTTGCAGAAAAGTATGCAAACCTAATTATTGGTTTTACTTTCTCCAAGGCCTATGCCATGGCGGGTTTTCGGGTGGGTTATGGACTAATGTCCAAAGAGCTTCAAGCTCGTTACCTTAAACTCAATACACCGTTTCTTTGTGCCAAAGCAAGTCTCGCCGCAGCCAAAGTTGCACTTGAAGATGATACGCATTTTAATAAAATCATTGAGAACAATAATGCTCAAAAACCATATCTTATGGCTGAGTTAATCAAGCTAGGCTATAAGCCATATGAATCTCACGCCAACTTTATTTTGTTTGAAGCCAAGGTCAAAGCAAACGAAGTGCTTGAGAAGCTGATGTCACAAGGTATAATAATTCGTGCAATCCCCAATGTCAGTGACTTTGCGCTGCGTGTTACTATTGGGAAAGCAGACGAGAATCAGAAATTCATAGAGGCACTTGCCAATGTTTAAAATCAAAAATATATTCAGAATATCAATTGATTTGACTTTACTTAGTCTTGCTTTTATTTTGGCGACTGTTACTAGGCTTGAACCTGGGATTATTAGTCACACAGATCAGTTTATTTATGAACAACAATTATGGAAAGTATTGCCTTTAGTGGTGATAGCACAATTCTTGGTTTTGCTTGCTTTTGGTACTTACACCCGGTTCTGGCGCTATACATCTACTAGTGAAATTATTCATTTGAGCCGTTCTTTGTTAGTGGCTTTTGTTATTTTGGTGATTCCACGTTTCTTTGGTTTGAGCCCCAAAAATTCTGACTTGCTTGCCCTTTCTTATGGTGTCGTTGTTTTAGATTTCTTCATGGCAGTTGCTTTTTTGTCAGGTATTAGAATGCTCCGATCTTACTTGGTCAATCAACGCAATATTCAAAAACGTTTGCAGCACATTGACGGCAAGCAAAAACGCACCTTGATTATTGGTGCAGGTGAAGCGGGTTTGCAGGCAATACAGTCAATTCAAATGCACCCAGAGACTGGTTTGATTGTAGTGGGTGTGTTGGATGATGATACTCGCAAGCATGGCATGAAACTGGAAGCGGGAGTTGCTGTTCAAGGACCGATAACAGATTTGCAGTATTGGGTTGGAGAACTTTCTGTCGACCAGATTATTATTGCAATACCAAGCCTTCCGCTTCAAGAACGACGCAAGCTCAATATGCTTTGTAATGAAACAGGTGTTGATGTTCGTACTATTCCGAGTGTTGATCAACTTGCGGGCGGGCAAGTGACTGTCGATCAGATTCGCAAACTCAGTATGGAAGATCTGCTTGGTAGAGACGAAGTTGATATGAGTGGACCAGAAGTGCATGCCTTGCTTGAAGGTCGTAGAGTCTTGGTGACTGGTGCGGGCGGTTCGATTGGTAAGGAGCTTTGCATCCAGCTTGCCAAGAATTGTAATATCAAGAGTATTTGTTTACTTGGCAAAGGGGAGAACTCTATCTTTGACACTTGGCATAGTCTTGGTGAATACCTCGATCAAGATCAAATTGTCAAACGCATTGCTGATGTGCGCAATTATAATCGTATCGATTCTATCTTTGAGGAGTTTAAACCAGATGTAGTTTTTCATGCTGCTGCTCACAAACATGTACACTTGATGGAAATCAATCCTTGTGAGGCTTTTGAGAATAATGTCTTGGGCACGCAAAACATCGCTCAGCTAAGTGGCAAGCATGCGGTGGGCGCTTTTGTTTTGGTTAGTACCGACAAGGCAGTCAATCCAACTAGCATTATGGGTTCTACCAAATCGCTTGCTGAAAAAGTAACACTCATGACTTCTAAGGAATTTCCAAAGACGAAATACACTGCAGTGCGTTTTGGCAATGTATTGGGTTCGCGCGGTTCGGTGATTACTGTTTGGGAAAAACAGCTTAAGGCAGGTTTGCCAATTACAGTAACGCATGAAGAAGCGATTAGATATTTTATGACCATCCCTGAAGCAGCTCAGTTAGTGATTCAAGCTGGAGCTCGCGCTGCTGGCGGCGAAATAATGGTGCTTGATATGGGCGAGCCAGTCAAGATCCATGATCTAGCCAAGCAGTTTATTCAGCTTGCAGGATTTCCCTTGGATGATGTTGCTATTGAAATTACCGGTCTTCGTGAAGGGGAGAAGCTCTATGAGGAGCTTTTGACATCCGATGAGTTTGTCGATCATAAGATGACTGACAAGATTTACAAAGCCAAGATTGGTTCTGAGCTGAACGATGAGAAACTGCGTACTGCGCTTCTAGAGCTTGTTGATATTGCGAAAGCAAATGATTTTAATAAGACTAAAGTCAAGATCAAGTCTTTGATGCTTGAATTGGATAATGCCAAGATTGCAGTTTGACTTGATTATCGTTTGTTTTGCTTGAGAGTATTGAGAAGCGAGATAGTTTTTTGTAGTTCAAGGCTTTATTAGGGAGGATTTCAAAATTGCCGATAACGCAGAAGCTGGATAAAAGGACTAAGAGATAGGGAACATGGTCTGCAGCTTCATAGCTAAGTTCATGTCGCCTTTGATCTTCAATTTCCCCTGCATAAAAGCCATTTGAGAATTGAGTTTGCCTTCACGGATAGCCATCCAATCAGCATCAGCGAGTGCAATTTCTACAGAGGGAGCTTCAACGCCACCTTTGACTAGGTTGCAAGATCCTTTGTCTATATTAAATGCCCAGATGCCACCTTGGGGGCCCGAGATATTGAACTGATAAGTTGCATTAATACCTTGAGCGGCACTTGTATTAAAGTGCTTGAGCATTTCTTCGAAAACGTCGCCGATTTGAACCATGTTTTTAGTTTACCACCAAGATGTCTCGCTATAACAGCTATCGTTGTTATTTTAACTCACGCTCTTGAGAATCTTAATATTTAAAGGCTTTAGTTCTTTGCTTGGCTTGTCGAGTTTATATAAAGTAGCTTTTCAGCTATTATAAAGGCAAGGAAAACAATATGAGATTAAGAGAGTACGAAGCAAAACAGTTATTTAGTGAATCGGGAATCCCGGTTCCGCCAAGCACGGTCATCAAATGTGCCGAAGAGGTTTTTGGTCTTAAGACCTTCCCTTGTACTTTAAAGACTCAAGTTCTTACTGGTGGTCGCGGCAAGGCTGGAGGAATTCAGTTCGCTGATAATCCTAGTGATGCTTATGCTAAGGCGCAAAAGATTTTTGCTCTTGAAATCAAGGGTGACAAGCCAGTAGCTATTTTGGTTGAACCTAAAGTAACTATCAAAAGAGAATTATACGTTTCGATTTTAATTGATCGCGCCTATCGCGGACCGATTATCATGGCATCTGCTGAAGGTGGCGTGGAGATTGAATCATCTGGTAATGTCACTATCGTGCCAATCACTGGCGCGAACTACAGTCCTTATCTAGGACGCAAAATGGCAACTGAGCTTGGACTTAAAGGTAAAGAAGTACTTCAATTTGGCAATATTGTTAACAGACTTTGGGATGTTTACACTAAGTACGATTGCGATTTAGTTGAAATTAACCCGCTTATCGTTGATGGCGATGATAACTTCGTGGCGCTTGACGGCAAAGTCACTATTAATGAGGATTCGCTTGATCGTCAACCAAGATTTGATGGCATGCTTTCTGAGCATTTGACTGACCTTGGTGAGCGCGAGTTTAAGGGCAAGATGTGTGGTCTTAATATAGTTGAGCTTGAAGGTAATATCGGCATACTTTGTAATGGCGCTGGTTTGACGATGGCAACTATGGATTTAGTTTTTCATCACGGCGGCAAACCTTCTAACTTCCTAGATGTTGGTGGTGGTGCTAACAAAGAACATGTAACGAGAGCTCTTGATTTAGTTGCTTCTTCTGAAGATGTCAAAGTCCTCTTGGTAAATATACTTGGTGGAATTACTGACTGTGTTGAAGTTGCAAACGCTCTTAAGTACTATCAGGAAATTAGACCAGAAGCCAAAATGGTTGTAAGGCTTGTTGGTAACAACGAAGAGGCTGCACAGAAGATCATGAACGATGCTGGAATTCCAATGACTAATGTTTTGGATGAAGCAGTTAAGCAAGCAGTGGCGGTAGCAGCGTGAATCGCGTCGTAGCGTAGCGAAGACGGATCATCAGATCGCGTCGTAGCATAGCGAAGACGGAAAGGAGAAAAGAAGATGTCAGTTTTAATAAATAAAAATACCAAAGTACTAGTTCAAGGAATCACCGGCGGGATGGGCAAGACTCATACGGCGTTGATGCAAAAATACGGCACTAATGTCGTAGCTGGTGTTACACCAGGCAAGGGTGGTCAAGAAGTAAACGGCGTGCCAGTTTTTGATTCAGTGTCTGAAGCAGTCGCCAAGACTGGAGCGAATTGCTCAGTGATTTTTGTACCTCCTTATTTAGCATTGGATGCAGCACTTGAAGCGATTGATGCTGGTGTGCCTTTAATCTCTGTGATAACAGAAGGATTGCCTCCTCAAGATGCCGTCAAACTTCATGCAGCAGCAGAGAAGAAAGGTGTGTTAGTTAATGGACCAAATTGCCCAGGAATTATTACTCCAGGAGAGTGTTTGATTGGTATTCATCCAGGTTCTATTTATTCTAAAGGTAGAGTTGGTTTGATTTCTCGTTCTGGTACTTTGACTTATGAAATCGGTCTTGGTTTAAAACAAGCTGGTATCGGGATTTCTACAGCTGTAGGTATTGGCGGCGATCCAATTATTGGCATCGATCAAAAAATATCACTCAAATTATTTGAAGAAGATCCTGAAACAGACATCATTATTCTTGTTGGAGAGATTGGCGGCACGGCTGAAGAAGATGCTGCTGAATTTATCAAAGACAATATCAAAAAACCCGTCATTGGTTACATTGCTGGAAGAACAGCACCTCCTGGCAAACGTATGGGACACGCTGGTGCAATTATTTCTGGTGGTAAAGGTACTGCTGAATCTAAATCTCAAGCTTTTAAAGAAGCTGGTGTTTCAGTTGCAATTACGCCAAGTGAGATTGTTGAGCTAGTTAAACAAGCTCTGCCGGCTTTAACGGTTTAGCTAAACAAGTATCGGTGGATGCTTAGCTATAGCGAGCTGCAAGTGCCCGTAGGTGAGCTATTTTTTCTTTAAAACTTTTGCCTCTAAAATCAGCGCCGCTAAACACCAGTGACAATGCACAAGCAACCATAGTTAAAGCAAGACCCATTATTACAACAAATTCTAGAATATTATTCATTGGGTTTCTCCTTGTAATTTATTTTATCATTCTTCTTTGATAATTTATAATCTAAATCTGCATAGAGAATGAATGTGATTTTGATCATAAAGTAAGAGAGTATAATGAGGATCAAAGCTGTACAGCCTTGTAAATTGCAAAATCGGAGTATATTTTCTCCATATACAGTCATTTTGATTATGATGAGTCCTGTAATTGAGGCAAAGAAATAACTTATGCTTTTACATATCTCTGCAATGAATTTTTCAGCTTGTTCATAAACAATCATATTAATGTCCTTTTATGCTTTTGTGCTTCAAGCTCAATACAAATCCTAGCAAAAAATCAAGCCCTATCACCAAACTTGCGGTCAACACGCAAGCTAAGTGTTAATATTTAAAGTCATGCCTGAAGTCATCAAACTAAGAATTGATATTTATCCAATCGTGGACGGATTGAAAGGCGATTACAAAATTGCTGATCATATCAACCTCTCTGGTTCTGCTCCTAACTTGGGCTTTAATCCTATTACTGATTTGTATACTGCAAAGCATGAACCTGATGCAATCAGGCATCCTGCAAAACAAAGTTGTGCTAGTGATGACGACACAAAAAAGAACGGGGTCATGCAGGGCATGTGCCCCGACAGTGGTAACCAACATGATAGTCCAATTATAGTCGCATGTCTCAAACCCGCTACTAGACCAAGCCTAGCAGAAATTGAAGTCTTGAAAGAGAATGGTGTCAAAGCCTATTGCTATAACTTACTTGAGCCGGCTCTCTACGCTGCAGCCCAAGGCATGCAAGTAGAGGCAGTTGGTTTTGTGCCCAAGTTACCAGAAGGTTTTAAGTTTTATTGCACGGCGACAGGCTTGAAGACGGATCCTAAGAAATTAGATATTGCAATTGCAGTAGCTGATGAGCCTTGTTACTTTGCAGCGAGTTTCACTTCTAACAAAGTAAGAGCTGCCTGCGTTGAGAACAACAAAACTATTTATGCTAGAGATACTAAAGTCAGAGCTTTGATTTGTAATTCTGGTAATGCCAATGCCTGTACTGGGGCGCAAGGCGATCTTTATGACAATAAATTACGCCAAGCAATAGCTGATAGATTTAGTTTGGATACAGAAGAAGTACTGACTGCTAGTACCGGTAAGATAGGAATTCAGCTTGTGATTGATACTATGACGACTGCAATTCAGTCAGCAGCTCAATCGACAACGTTAGATTTTGCTGAGGCTATTTTGACTACTGATTTGATTACCAAGGTCCATCAAAATAGACATGGACTTGGTATTTGTAAAGGCTCCGGGATGATTCATCCAGAAATGAATCAAGCAACGATGCTTGGCTTTATATTCAGTGATGTGAGGCTTAAGGGGGTTGATGAAAGCCAGATGCAGCAAGAGTTTCGCAATGTATTGCAAAAGTCTGTCAACCAGAGCTTTAATTCCATATCAGTTGATGGCGATACTAGTACTAATGACATGGTTTTATTTATGTCTAGTGGCAAAGGTGCTTTAGTAGATCTTGATCAATTTCAAGATTCAATGAATGAGCTTTGCCGTGAGCTTGCTAAAAAAATAGTACTCGATGGTGAAGGTGCAACAAAAATAATTCAACTGAATTTGCAAGGTCTAGGTAACCAAGAGACTGCTCGCAAAATTGCAAGGCAGGTTCTTAATTCTTTGTTGGTGAAAACAGCAATTTTTGGTAGAGATCCAAATTGGGGCAGAATTATTGCAGCAATGGGGCAAGCACTAGCGGAGCATGGACTTGAAGTTGATATGGATCAAGTGAGTCTGGATATCCAAGGGCAGAGGGTCTATGAAAGCTCGATGCCAACAGGTTTTGATAAAGCAGCGCTTACTGAGAAGCTAAAAAAATACAAGGAAATAGTGATTGATCTAAGAGTCGCTGAAGGTGGCTTTGTTAGTGTTTGGTCCTGTGACTTGAGCTATGACTATGTGCGCATCAATGCCGAATACTTCACTTAAATTTGGTTCTTGGGGGTTCGAGAACGAGGCTTGCGAAATTCGAAGAAGGCTGAGTTGGCTGAGCCGCCAATGATGACTTATTCGGATGAGCGTAACGATGTTATCGGACTCCCAAGGACAAGATTTATGAAGCTGGCTTTATGAGTAGGATGGGATAACTATAAGTTCGACTATTACCATTGTATTCAACAATACTAAGTGGAATTTCATAATAACCATCATCATTTACATTGAGTCCAGAACTACGGAACTTGCTGTCTGAAGCAAAGTTGATAATGAGTTTTTTGCTTGCGCCTCTAGCGAGATTGAAGCGACTAGTATTGAATTTCACAAAACGTTGATAATAGCTATAACGTGGTTTGACCTTGAGGTTGAGGGTCCTTGTTTGAGTATTTTCAATTTCATAAATATACTTAGAAACTTTGAGTGCGTCTAATCTATTTTTGCTTGCAGTTGTAGTGCCGCTTGGTCTAAGACTCGTTCCAATATATTCGCTAACATCAAGTGGCTCGCTAGTTACTTCAATCGAGCTGCCATCATTGAAATAGATAGTCGCTACAACTAAGTAACCACCTGCTTCTCTATAAATATGACTAGCATAAACACTAGTACTACTCACTAGATCAATAAGCCCATCATCTTCAAAATCCCATTCGATTCTATCAATATTGTCATTGTCGATACTTGCATAAAAAAGATCTTTCTCAATATGGAAGTATTGACTCTTCAATGTTTGCGCTGAGCTTGGTAAGTGAATAGACCAGTCAGCATCATTGACCTCTGCAGGTGTGGTTCCGCTTCCATCTGATACAAGCTGGGTTTCAACTCTAAAGCTTGCAGCACTAGCGCTTAAAGTAATTGGAGTAACTCTAATCCCATTAATGTAATCATTAAAAACATTATTGAAAGGCGCCAGTCTATTGAATGCAATAGCTAGATTGATGTCAAAGTAGGAACCAGATGAGGTTTGACTTAAACCAGATCTTCTATCAATCATGTCACTAGCAAGTAGTGCTGAGTTGCTGATAGCTTCATCGTCGTTATGATAGATAAGTATCCCTCCACGTTCAGAGCTTAGTCCAGGTAAAAGAGTGATCGCGTCATAATTCTGTGCCTGTCTGTATTCTATAACATAGTATGTACCATCTCCAAGTGGTATACGAACGCTTTTGAGATTGCTACTGGTTTCTGAAATAGGACTTATAGTGAAGACTTCGTTGATTGTTTCAGTGGAACTTAGGTCTCTAAATTCTGTACTAGTAAACCAACCAAGATCATTTTGATGAATCGCATTAAGGTGAGCGAGGGTTGGAGCAAAGCCCATAATACTGTGTGCGCCGCCGTATTCAAGACTGTTACATCTTATCGTAAAAATATCTTCACCACAAACATTGGCGTTATCATGTTTGAGACCAAGGTTGTGACCAAATTCATGAAAGACAACTTCATGCAGTATATAGTCTTGGCTACTAGTTGCGATAGTCGATTTGATGATATTGAGAGACATTCTGTGACTACTGCCATCGGTAAAAGAGAGTGTGAACATTCCCACACTACCGACTCCGGCAACTCCACTTGGTAAACAAAATGAATCATCAGGGACAATCAATGAGAGCCGATTATAATCTTTAAGGTTGTGACCCGCTGAAAGAATGGCATTGAGCGCTTTAATCTCACCGCCCTCTGCAAAAATATTGCCGCCTGCACACATGTTTGGGACATTGAGGCTACTTATGACGTTACCTGTGAAACTAGTTCTGTTTTTAGATACTTCTTTATAGTAAGAATTGAGACTTGGCTCAGTGCTAGAGAAAAATGCACTTGTTAATTCAGCAGCGCTATGAATTGGATTGAACAGTGATCTTGAGCTATCGATGACACGAGCAACAAGAGTAGTTTGCACGCCACTTGATTCTGCTTGGCTAGTACCTATGAGTATTGTTTTGCTTCTGGGTTGAAGTTCTTTGTAAGACTCTACAACAAAATCATCACCATCTTGGTAGCCATTGATATTGATTGCATCAATTTTGCTTGGATCTTTTGGAGGGTTAAGAAATCTCAGTTTGATGCTTTTGCCATTTTGGAGATTGAGTTTGTAAAGCATCTCTGCTTTGCCAGTTTGATGATTGTGATCTAGTCGATCAATATAGAAGGCAGCTAAATATCCATCGATACTTTTCAAGTTGCTTTTCTTGGCCAAACTACTTTTAGATAGCTTGGTTGCAACTGCTGGACTCTCTATACGCAATCGCGCAGCTTGAGCTGAATTTGCTGTCAGGGCCAAGATTAGGATGATGCTTTTGGCTAAGTAATTTTTTAGAGTTCTAGATAACATGCATTACAGTTTAGCATAGACTAAGCTGCTTGAGCCAAAGATTGCTTTTGAGCGTGGATATTTTTGAGAGCAAGCTGAGTGGTTTCACATATGAAGCTAAGTGCAAATAAACTATTAGTGATTAGTCTTGAGCTAGTTTCTGGATTTATTGTTCTGGGTTGAACAAAGTATTGCATTGTTGCAAGCAAAATATCTGTTTTGTTGGCTGCTTCAAGAGCTTGTTTGAGTTGCACACTTGGAGCGACCTCTCGATCGGAACTTTGTTGCGAAACAGGTCTATTCATTAGTTCTGCTAGTTTGTTTGATGCTTCAGTGCCATCTGCATTGATCATTCTGTGCATTGCATTTTTAGTTTTATTAGCTGTAGTTCCTTGGTCAAGCAATCTTGCAAGATTGTCTTGAAGCCATTGAGCGAGTAAATCAATTTCATTAGTTGGCGCTTGGCTGGCTTCTACCATTTCTCTAAATCCAAGAGGACTGTTATAAAGATGGTTTGCTAATTCAGATCTTAATTCTATAGCGTCAGAATTTATTGTTGGATTTGCTGAGAGGGCTTCAATTAATTTGCGATTTCCTGTTGTTGCTTGTGGTTCTGATTTATGACGAGCTAAACTAACAGAATGCTTTCTTGCCATTTGGCTCAAAGACGTTTGATGGATATTTAGTTGTGCAACTGCTGTTCTCATAGTAATAGACTTCCTGCCAAAGTCCTCTTTATCTTCACTAACGGAACTAGTACTTTGCACCGTTCCGACTTTTTTGTCGACATCACTAGCAAAACTACGTTTGCCGGATGTCTAGATGAAAGAATAACGCAGTATATCTGGAATTACCCATATGTTAATACAAGGTTCAGTTTTAAGTTTTTGTTTATCTTTGGAGCTAGTCTGCCAACT
This portion of the Cyanobacteriota bacterium genome encodes:
- the argJ gene encoding bifunctional glutamate N-acetyltransferase/amino-acid acetyltransferase ArgJ; the protein is MPEVIKLRIDIYPIVDGLKGDYKIADHINLSGSAPNLGFNPITDLYTAKHEPDAIRHPAKQSCASDDDTKKNGVMQGMCPDSGNQHDSPIIVACLKPATRPSLAEIEVLKENGVKAYCYNLLEPALYAAAQGMQVEAVGFVPKLPEGFKFYCTATGLKTDPKKLDIAIAVADEPCYFAASFTSNKVRAACVENNKTIYARDTKVRALICNSGNANACTGAQGDLYDNKLRQAIADRFSLDTEEVLTASTGKIGIQLVIDTMTTAIQSAAQSTTLDFAEAILTTDLITKVHQNRHGLGICKGSGMIHPEMNQATMLGFIFSDVRLKGVDESQMQQEFRNVLQKSVNQSFNSISVDGDTSTNDMVLFMSSGKGALVDLDQFQDSMNELCRELAKKIVLDGEGATKIIQLNLQGLGNQETARKIARQVLNSLLVKTAIFGRDPNWGRIIAAMGQALAEHGLEVDMDQVSLDIQGQRVYESSMPTGFDKAALTEKLKKYKEIVIDLRVAEGGFVSVWSCDLSYDYVRINAEYFT